GGAGTGCGGACGGGAGAGAATTTCTACTGGTTCTTTGGGCGGACGAAAGCCATCCCGGGTTAGCGCCGAGCGGCGCGAACGTGGGACACGGATTTTTCTTTGCTTCTCAAGCGGAGGTGGCAGCGCACCCAAGGGCTTGCTCATCCTGCCCTTTGTTCCCAGCACGTCCGTGCTGAGCTGACGAATCCGGCCCTCGCGGGTTGGGACATGACAATCCGGAATCGTCCGTATTCTCCGAATCTTCCAAAACCATCCGTCGAGGGCAGCGACAAGATGCACAACCGCACCGGAACAGGTAAAGTAGAACCTTAGGTATGGCGGATAATTCCTTCGACATCGTGAGCCGGGTGGACCTGCAGGAGGTTTCGAACGCCGTGCAGCAGGCGCTGAAGGAAGTGCATACGCGATTCGACTTGAAGAATTCGAAGTCGGACATCCAGATCGAGGGCAAAGAGGCGCTGGTGCTGAGCTCGGAGGACGAATTCAAGCTGAAGGCGGTGAACGACGTCCTGCAGCAGAAGCTGGCGAAGCGGCACGTGCCGCTGAAGGCGCTGAGCTACGGCAAGGTCGAGCCGGCGGCGGGAAGCACGGTGCGGCAGCGTATCACGCTGCAGCAGGGCATTCCGGTGGAGAAGGCGCGGGAGATCGTGAAGGTCATCAAGGACTCGAAAAAGAAGGTGCAGGCGTCCATCCAGGGAGACACGGTGCGGGTGAGCGGGCGCGACCGCGACACGCTGCAGGAGATCATCGCCCTGCTGCGGGGCAGCGACTTCGGCATCGATATGCAGTTCACCAACTACCGCACCAATTGATGTGAGCACGCCGGCCACAACCCGGGGCAAGGAAGTGTTCGAGCTGCTACGCGAGGACCTGGCGGCGATCGAGCGCGAGTTCGGGCGGGAGACGGTGTCGCGCACGGCGGCCATCACGGAGATCGGCGCGCACCTGCGCGCGGGCGGAGGCAAGCGCATCCGGCCGTCCCTGCTGCTGCTGGCGGCGAAGCTCTACGGCAAGAACGGCGCGACGGTAGTCCGCCTGGGCGCGGTGGTCGAGATCATCCACACCGCCACGCTGGTGCACGACGATATCATCGACGAAGCGGAAACGCGCCGGGGCCAGCCTTCCGCCAACCGCACCTGGGGCAACTCGCGCTGCGTGCTGGCCGGCGACTGGCTGTACATGCAGGCCTTCAAGATCGCGGTGGCGGAGCGAAACTTCCGCGTGCTGGACGTGCTGATCGACCTGACCCAGCAGATGGTGGAAGGCGAGCTGATGCAGGCGGAGGCGCTGGGGCGAGCCATCTCACTCCACGAACACCTGGATTTGATCCATCGCAAGACGGCGTGCCTGTTCGCTACCTGCATGCGACTGGGGGCGATCGTGGGCGGGGCGCCGGCGCACGAGGAAGAAGCGCTGGCGGAGTATGGGCGCAACCTGGGGCTGGCCTTCCAGGTGGTGGATGATCACCTGGACCTGACAGCGTCGGAAGAAGTGCTCGGCAAGCCGGTGGGCAGCGACCTGCGCGAAGGCAAAGTGACCATGGCGGTGATTCATGCGCTCGAGCAGTGCACGCCCGAGGAACGGCGCAAGATCGAAACGGTGCTTCAGGAGCGGGCGTTCGCCAGCGTCAGCCTGAGCGAAGTGCAGGAGATACTGAACCGCTACGGGTCGCTGGATTGGGCCATGGCGGAAGCGCATCGGTATGCGGAGGCCGCGCGAGGTTACCTCGGCGAGTTTCCGGATTCGGAGATCAGACGGGCGCTGGAGTGGGCGACTGAGTTTGTAGTGGAGAGAGAGAAATAAGCTGGCTGTT
This genomic stretch from Terriglobales bacterium harbors:
- a CDS encoding polyprenyl synthetase family protein, with product MSTPATTRGKEVFELLREDLAAIEREFGRETVSRTAAITEIGAHLRAGGGKRIRPSLLLLAAKLYGKNGATVVRLGAVVEIIHTATLVHDDIIDEAETRRGQPSANRTWGNSRCVLAGDWLYMQAFKIAVAERNFRVLDVLIDLTQQMVEGELMQAEALGRAISLHEHLDLIHRKTACLFATCMRLGAIVGGAPAHEEEALAEYGRNLGLAFQVVDDHLDLTASEEVLGKPVGSDLREGKVTMAVIHALEQCTPEERRKIETVLQERAFASVSLSEVQEILNRYGSLDWAMAEAHRYAEAARGYLGEFPDSEIRRALEWATEFVVEREK
- a CDS encoding YajQ family cyclic di-GMP-binding protein: MADNSFDIVSRVDLQEVSNAVQQALKEVHTRFDLKNSKSDIQIEGKEALVLSSEDEFKLKAVNDVLQQKLAKRHVPLKALSYGKVEPAAGSTVRQRITLQQGIPVEKAREIVKVIKDSKKKVQASIQGDTVRVSGRDRDTLQEIIALLRGSDFGIDMQFTNYRTN